In a single window of the Streptomyces sp. NBC_00094 genome:
- a CDS encoding SDR family NAD(P)-dependent oxidoreductase yields the protein MDLSQRFDGYAVLITGAARGIGAATARRLTAEGARVLVTDIDEDEAARTAAELPGAVALRCDVGDRDAVEAAVAYAVETFGGLDVLVNNALAPVAPDRDRFEDEPDGGFAGQLDVTLMGAVRCSRAALPHLAAAGGRGAIVTIGSVNAEVDFGGHAYSAAKAGLASLTRTLAGDAAPRGVRVNQINPGTIATTAWAGREAELAALADRVYPLGRVGTPEDVAAAVAFLASRDAAWITGTVVRVDGGLLAVNTHFAEVLAD from the coding sequence ATGGATCTCAGTCAGCGCTTCGACGGGTACGCGGTACTGATCACGGGAGCGGCGCGCGGCATCGGCGCGGCCACGGCACGGCGCCTCACGGCGGAGGGCGCGCGGGTGCTGGTCACGGACATCGACGAGGACGAGGCGGCGAGGACCGCCGCCGAGCTGCCCGGGGCGGTGGCCCTGCGCTGCGACGTGGGCGACCGGGACGCGGTGGAGGCGGCGGTCGCGTACGCGGTGGAGACCTTCGGCGGCCTCGACGTCCTCGTCAACAACGCCCTCGCCCCCGTCGCCCCCGACCGGGACCGCTTCGAGGACGAACCGGACGGGGGCTTTGCGGGCCAGCTCGACGTGACGCTGATGGGCGCGGTCCGCTGCTCCAGGGCCGCGCTGCCGCACCTCGCGGCGGCGGGCGGGCGCGGGGCGATCGTCACCATCGGCTCGGTCAACGCGGAGGTGGACTTCGGGGGCCACGCCTACAGCGCGGCCAAGGCGGGCCTGGCCTCCCTGACCCGCACGCTGGCGGGCGACGCGGCTCCGCGCGGCGTCCGAGTCAACCAGATCAACCCCGGGACGATCGCGACGACGGCCTGGGCGGGCAGGGAGGCCGAACTCGCGGCCCTGGCGGACCGCGTCTACCCCCTGGGCCGCGTCGGCACGCCGGAGGACGTGGCCGCGGCCGTCGCGTTCCTCGCGTCGCGGGACGCGGCGTGGATCACGGGGACGGTGGTACGGGTCGACGGCGGCCTGCTGGCGGTGAACACGCACTTCGCGGAGGTACTGGCGGACTGA